GTTGCTCACATGTGAAGGACTTCACGGTCGGCAGGCATGGCTATGGCAGCATCAAGTTTGATGGAGAAACCGATGTGAGGAAGCTCGACATCGCTTCCATCGTAGAGTTCAAGGACCGCGAGATCCTGGTCTACACAGATGAGAGCAAGAGACCTCCTGTGGGGCAGGAGCTCAACAAGCCTGCAGAGATCACCCTCCTGAATGTGAAATGCGTCGATAAGAAGACCGGGTTGCAGTTGACGGAAGGTCCAGAAGTCGACAGGTATAAGGAGATTCTGGCGCAATGGACCGAGAAGAATGGCGCTGAATTCGTGGCGTTTGATGCCGTGAAGGGGGAGTGGAAGTTCAGGATCAAGCACTTTTAGTCAGTAGCTAGGTTCTTCGCAGTAGTAAGATTCCAGTTGGAAGACAGGGTGATACCATGGCTCTGGCTATGTAAAAATACTCTGTCCTGCATCTTCTAGTGAGTCTCTTTGTTAGTCGACAGGCAGGCCTGTCAGAAACAATTTTAGGTGGGGATTTCGAGCTATCAGATAACTGTGGCTGAAGTATATTTGATTGTTGGTCGTTGAAATATTGGCACTATTGAGACAAGCAAACATACTAGCATACATCTTTATTCCCTTGAGGAAATATTGAGAGAAGCTAAGACTAGTCACAAACACAAACTAAACTCTCGAATCAAGCCTCTTGTGGCCTGAAGAGAAAACTCATCGCCAGCCAGCCTCACCTCTCCGGcaccggcccagccgccgccgccgccgtggaagATGCGCACGGATGCACCCTGCCGGCGGCGGCCCATGAGTCGCAGTTTTTCTTGCTGATCTTGTCTTCTTCACCGATACTCTTGTTCTTGTTCTTCACGGTCGAGTTGTTGGCGGCTTCTTGTTGGCTGATCCTCTGCCGGACCTTCTCCTGCCGCACATGTACCTGCGCATAGCTAAACCCCATGAAAGCCATGTTTGACCAGGCGCAGCTGAAAGATGCAGCCTAGCTAGCTACCTTCCTCTTTAAGCAGGATATAATTGGATCGTGTGAGATGTCTGTGTGTGTGCATACATATGGATACGGCCGGGCGTATTTATATGCGAGGGCTGCAATTATTGGGGGCGGGGCACCGAGTTTCTTGATGATATCCGGTGTGGACTTATCTGTTAGGAGTATCTCCTCTGGTGGTGGTAGGCGGTAGGTGTCACCAGAGGGAGATGATTCGGAAGCAATCACAAACAGCGCCTGCCTTTTTCGTAGGGTTGCAATCGCAGACGCTGCTGGCTGCGGGAAACGGTTGTGGAATTATTGGCACTACCTGTGGGCACAAGCATACGGTTTTGTGTTCCTGGTGGGCTGGCGGCAAGGCTGCCCACCTTTCGCCGTTTGTGCCTCTGCGCGACAAGTTTCGATGTTGCCTTTGCGACTTCCCACTGACCACTGAGGCGTCTATATGTGTCTAGCATAATAATGCATGAATGATTCCGTCGAGCTAATGATATCCTGATGGAAAGGAACGAGTCCCTGACTCCATGTATGCTTTGGTGATTCTGCTGAGCGCTGAGCGAGGTCAAGGAATGGAAAGATATTTCCAGCTTAAAAAAAGGTAATCATTCTGCTGAGTAGGTGGAGGAGGGCTTTTGTTCTATTTTGGATATATAGAGACGAATGATGCAAGTGACACAAAGCCCGtctagctcagttggtagagcgcaaggctcttaaccttgtggtcgtgggttcgagccccacggtgggcgaatTTGCTTTTTTTTTTTGATCAGAGCCCATGCTTTTGGAAAAGGCAGAAATGTGTTTTGAAGTTCCAAATTCTCTGAAAGAGAATACAAATGGGCGCTCTATGTTTTTTAGATCAGGCAGAAATGTGTTTTGAAGTTCCAAATCCTCTGAAAGAGAATACAAATGAACCTAGGGACGTATACAACATCTCCGTAAATTTTCTTTCTTTTGACGCTGCAACGGCGGGCTTACGCCGGCCTGAACGTATATATTAATCAACGTGAAACTTACAACCAGGTGAAGAGGAGGTACAAGGTGAGagaaggggggaaggtgatggggaAAAAAACAGAAAAGTTGCATTCTCCCAGCTAAGAGCAACACCATTGATCTCCACTCTAGGAGAAGAGACTTCTTTAGCTCGGAGGAGCATCTATTAGACCATAGCATGAGTTCGTCCGCGCAGGCGCGGAGCAGCTTGTACGCATCCTGTGTTTCAGCTCTGAATACTTTAGCATTTAATACTTTAGCATTTCTTCGCTTCCAGATATTCCACAGGATAGCGATGATCACCGTACATCGGACTTTGTCATTCACCAGTGAGCCTCAACATGTTGCAATGGAGTTGGGCATAGTATGGTAGAGAGAGTTGAGCTCAGCCCAAATCTGACGAGTTTGAGCACACGTGAAAAGCAGGTGGTTGATAGACTCGGAGTTGTTACAGAAGGGGCAAGAGGCCGTGGACGCAATGCCCCTCCTGAATCTTCGATCGTTGGTGTAGAGCCTGTCTTTGTGCGCTAGCCATAGGAACAGCCGGCACTTGTTTGGCGCATAGTTCTTCCAGATTGCAGGCGCCATCGGATCCATTGGCCGGTCCATCCATAGAGCCCCGTAAGCGAAGGACGTGGTCAGAGGTTTACCTTGAGCCTGCTGATTCTCCGGTTAGGTACCTGTTCATTCAAGGAAAACATGGCAAGAATAGAGCGGATAGATTCGAGGTCTCTCTCTGCAGCATGCGAGAGTCGAGGGGCGAGGTAGGTGTTTAGTTGTGGGTGGGCTAGAACAGCTGCAACGGAAGCGTTAGGTCTAAGAGTGTGGGAAAAAATGGCCAGGAACTGAGCCGCTAGAGTGGTGGTGTGGTTAGGGATCCATAAGTCTAGCCAGAATGCCGTGGAGCGACCATCGCCAGGGGGCAGGGATTACCCTGGTGATGGCACGGAGCAGAGGGAGACCCTATACTATGTCGCGCCAGATGATAGTGTCAAGACGCGCTGGGTCGCCGAGGTCACGGTGGTGGCTCCAACCATATGTGGAGGCCAGGTGGTTTGGCTCAGAGGTTATGTAGTGTGAGTGAATTTTGAGCAGATGTTTGAGGAGAAGACACTGATTGAACTGATGCAACGACAGAAACCCAAGACCCCCACGAGAGAAGGGGGCACAGACCGCATCCCACGCAACTTTACACTGACCCCCAGAGATCGTATCCTGTCCTGCCCAGAAGAAAGCCCGGCAGCGACTATCGATGGCCTGGATTGTACCTAGAGGAAGCAGAAGGGCAGACATCGCATAGAGTGGGAGGGCACGTAGGACCGCCCACACTAGGATGGCCCTGCCGGCTAAGGAAAGGAGCAGGCCCCGCCACCCAGCGAGTCTCCGATCCACTTTGTCTATGATGAAGAAAAAAGCCGATGGGTTAAGCTTGTGGGTGGATAGAGGTAGGCCCAGATAGCTTTGAGGGAAGGAGGCCACAGGGCAGCCCAGCACCGCAGCCATAGAGGAGGCGAGAGCATCATCCACATGAATAGGGGCGAAGGTGCTCTTGTGAAAATTTATCTGTAGCCCGGTGGCGGCCGAGAATTCTAGTAGAATTGATTTGAGGTGAATTAATTGCTCCAAGCTAGCCTGAAGGATAATTagagtatcatcagcgtactgaaggaCTGGGCATGGGAGAGAGCTGTCTAGAGGATGTAGAAGGAGCCCTGAAGCCGAAGCGTGCAGAATAAGACGCTGAAGAATGTCGGCGATGAGGATAAATAGGTATGGGGACATGGAGTCGCCCTGGCGCAGTCCTTTTTTGCAATGAAACCAGGGCCCAGGGGTCCCGTTTAGGAGCACAGAGGACTGGCTCGATCTGTTTAGTTGATCTATCTAGGAGCACCAAAGAGGGGGGAAACCTTTTGCCTGCAAGACGGCCGTGATAGCCTCCCAAGATATTGAATCAAAGGCTTTTTGGAAATCTAGTTTCAGAACAATAGCAGCCTTTTTGCGCTTGAAGCAAGACTGGACTATATCTGCAGCATGCGTGAAATTGTCTGCGATCCCTCTACCCCGGACAAAACCAGATTGGTCATGATGGATCATATGATTGATGAAAGGTTGAGTCCGATTAGAGAGGCATTTGGAGGTGATTTTTATAGCGCAATTTTGCAGGGACACAGGGCGGTAGCTCCCTGGTTCATTGGCGCCAATTTTCTTGGGGATTAGAACTATGAAAGCTTTGTTGATCCGTTTAAGATCCGCGGAGCAGCTATGGAACCCGTGCAGCAGACTGAGAAGGTCATTTTTAACCAAATCCCAGTTGGCTTTAAAGAAGGCAGGGCCAAAGCCATCCGGTCCCGGGCTGGCGTTGTCATTCATGCCCCAAAGAGCGGTTTTGATTTCGCATAGAGAGAAAGGCCGGATGAGACTGACCGCATCAAGGGAGGAGAGGGCAGACGAGGCCACTAGACCAGGTAGATCAAAGTTGATAGAGGATGCAACAGGGGTTCCCACCAGGTTTTTGAAGAAGTTTAGAAGGATTTTTTCTTTCTGATGGTGGGAATAGAAGTTCGGTCCCTCCACCAATAGGGACTTGATCTGATTCTTGCGGAATCGGACAGAGGCGCAGGCGTGTAGGTAAGCGGAGTTTTCGTTGCCAAGAGTGCACTCTCTAACTTTTGCGCGCTGACTCCAATAGATGGCCAAAATTTTATTGTGACGGTGAAGGGAGAGCTTAGCCGCTACGCGAAGTTGAAGCTCTAGCGGAGATAAACAACGCGACTCCTCTAGTTTGTCTAGAAAATTGATGGTGGTTGTGCAGTTTTTTGCAATGATTTTGGGAGATTTAGCGTTGAAAGCCCATTTCTTAGCCATACATCGAGTCCTCTTAATTTTAAGGCAAATCTTGCCCGCGGGGTCCAGATGGCTGTGTGTGACGCTAGACCAGTTCCTCTTCACCAAGTCTTGGAAAAGGGGATGGTGTAGTAAGTTGTTGTTCAAGCGGAACACTCTAGACTTAGGAATCAACGTGGATGCCGACAGACAGATAGGCACATGGTAGGAGGTAGTCCGAGAGCAAGAAATTAGCGAGGAGTCCGGGAATGTTTGGGACCAAGGAACGTTGACTAAGGCACGGTCTAGCTTAACCAAAATGGGATTGTCTTGTTGATTGGACCAAGTGTAGAGGCGATCGAGTAGAGGGAGATCTTGCAGCTGCAATGATTGAATCGAGGAAGAAAACATTGTTGCCTCGGCATGATTAAAGTTCGCGTTCAATCTCTCGGAAGGGCGGAGGGTCAAGTTAAAGTCGCCGATGATAGTCCAGGGGCCGGAGATCATCGTCTTGAGAGTAGATAAGGAGTTGAGAAAAGTAGATTTTAGCGAGTGATCACAAGGGCCGTAGACATTAGTTACCACACAGGATAGGCCAGTCGCCCTGAACTCGAACCAGCAAGTTAGAGAGAAGATGTCAGAGTGGTTTTTAGTGCAAATGATGGAGTCGCCATCCCAAGAAGTGAGCAGTCCGCCCGAGGCTCCAAGAGATGGACAGAAGTGAAAATTCCTAGACATAGGCGGAAGAAAGGTGGTGGCTTTAAAAGTGTCTATGACCTGGAGCTTGGTCTCTTGCAAACAAATAACCGCAGAGGGATTGCTTAACAAAGCCGATTTCACATCATTACATTTGTCCGGGC
The sequence above is a segment of the Triticum dicoccoides isolate Atlit2015 ecotype Zavitan chromosome 1A, WEW_v2.0, whole genome shotgun sequence genome. Coding sequences within it:
- the LOC119362719 gene encoding uncharacterized protein LOC119362719; translation: MAFMGFSYAQVHVRQEKVRQRISQQEAANNSTVKNKNKSIGEEDKISKKNCDSWAAAGRVHPCASSTAAAAAGPVPER